The following coding sequences are from one Nonlabens arenilitoris window:
- a CDS encoding ExbD/TolR family protein, which translates to MNLRSRNKVSPDFSMSSMTDIVFLLLVFFLLTSPSITPQALDLILPSASGRSENKQQASVSITKDGAFFVDAVEVEEERLESMIIKTMEGQEKPTIILRADGDIALNKAVKVMDIANRNKINIILAVKPE; encoded by the coding sequence ATGAATTTAAGAAGCAGAAATAAAGTAAGCCCGGATTTCTCGATGTCGTCCATGACTGATATCGTATTTCTGTTGCTTGTATTTTTCTTACTAACCTCACCTAGTATCACTCCACAAGCATTAGATTTAATCTTGCCTAGTGCTAGTGGTCGCAGTGAAAATAAACAACAGGCTTCAGTAAGTATTACTAAAGACGGCGCGTTTTTTGTTGATGCGGTAGAAGTAGAAGAAGAGCGATTAGAATCTATGATTATTAAGACTATGGAAGGTCAAGAAAAGCCTACCATAATTTTAAGAGCAGACGGAGATATAGCTCTTAATAAAGCAGTGAAGGTAATGGATATAGCAAATCGTAATAAAATTAACATCATTCTTGCC
- a CDS encoding MotA/TolQ/ExbB proton channel family protein yields MNSFIQETSEIVESTVPLVEEETQTVFDIILSGDPSGTVIICILILLLFVALYIYFERLFKIKGSSKIDDKFMLQIKDHVSNGRIDAAKILCAQENSPVARLTEKGISRIGSPLEDINGAIENAGKLEVYKLEKNVSILATIAGAAPMIGFLGTVIGMVIAFRTLAESEGAPEMGTLAEGIYTAMTTTVAGLIVGIIAYIGYNHLVVKTDKVVHQMESNAVDFLDLLNEPA; encoded by the coding sequence ATGAATTCATTTATTCAAGAGACAAGCGAAATTGTTGAGTCTACTGTACCATTAGTAGAAGAGGAGACTCAAACTGTTTTTGATATTATATTATCAGGTGATCCATCTGGAACTGTTATTATATGTATCTTAATTCTATTACTTTTTGTAGCACTGTATATCTATTTTGAAAGATTATTTAAGATAAAAGGTAGTTCAAAAATTGATGACAAATTTATGTTGCAAATAAAAGATCACGTCAGTAATGGTCGTATTGACGCAGCCAAAATTTTGTGTGCTCAAGAGAATTCTCCTGTAGCAAGATTGACAGAAAAAGGTATAAGTAGAATAGGTTCACCATTAGAGGATATTAATGGAGCTATCGAGAACGCAGGTAAGTTAGAAGTATATAAGTTAGAAAAGAATGTTAGTATTCTAGCAACTATTGCAGGAGCTGCGCCTATGATTGGATTCTTAGGTACCGTTATAGGAATGGTGATTGCTTTTAGAACTCTTGCCGAAAGTGAAGGTGCTCCAGAAATGGGGACACTAGCAGAAGGTATTTATACCGCAATGACTACCACTGTTGCAGGACTTATAGTAGGTATAATTGCTTATATAGGTTATAACCATTTAGTGGTTAAGACAGATAAAGTAGTGCATCAAATGGAGTCTAACGCTGTTGATTTCTTAGACCTTTTAAACGAGCCAGCATAA
- the nhaB gene encoding sodium/proton antiporter NhaB yields MFKSFLGNSPTWFKSTILAFLVFNTAAFFVLDGTVMGWIFIAEFIFCLAMALKCYPLQSGGLLAIQVIALGLTHPMYKVDHNTHEVVLDDLGNKVLGGVYAEVAQNLEVILLLVFMVAGIYFMKPLLMYIFVKLFTKVKSKIALSLFFVLISAVLSAFLDALTVTAVLISVGLGFYNVYHKIHSSDLDLDQDNTLDRKQLSGETLEDFRSFLRSLVMHGVVGTALGGVCTIVGEPQNLLIGTKLNTALPYEYGFIEFFLHMAPITIPVLIAGLITTILLEVTKTFGFGQKMPPVVRQIIEGWMEKRDQERTSKEKYGLLVQGVSAILLIIGLALHIAPVGFIGLALIVIQTAFMGITDEHSLGKAFEEALPFTGLLVVFFVIVAMIHDQHLFAPIIEWALSQDPSSQPAIFYLANGVLSMISDNVFVATVYINEVGNAYDAGKITLEQYEHLAVAINTGTNIPSVATPNGQAAFLFLLTSALAPVINLSYGKMVKMAFPYTVVLTLVGLACVIMFL; encoded by the coding sequence ATGTTCAAGTCTTTTTTAGGTAATAGCCCTACATGGTTTAAGTCAACCATTTTAGCATTTTTAGTTTTTAATACTGCCGCATTTTTTGTTCTTGATGGAACGGTAATGGGTTGGATATTTATAGCAGAGTTTATTTTCTGTCTTGCCATGGCTTTAAAGTGTTATCCATTACAGTCTGGTGGTTTACTGGCTATTCAAGTTATAGCATTAGGGTTAACACATCCTATGTATAAAGTAGATCACAACACTCACGAGGTCGTGTTAGATGACTTAGGTAATAAAGTTTTAGGTGGTGTTTATGCTGAAGTTGCTCAAAACCTAGAAGTAATATTGTTATTGGTTTTCATGGTAGCGGGAATTTATTTTATGAAGCCTCTACTTATGTATATTTTTGTAAAGCTATTTACAAAAGTAAAATCTAAAATAGCACTTTCTTTATTTTTTGTGCTTATTAGTGCTGTACTATCAGCCTTTTTAGATGCCCTAACAGTAACAGCTGTGCTTATAAGTGTTGGTCTCGGTTTTTATAATGTTTATCATAAAATCCACTCTAGTGATTTAGATTTAGATCAAGATAATACGTTAGATAGGAAACAATTGAGTGGTGAAACGTTAGAAGATTTCCGTTCATTTTTACGTAGTTTAGTGATGCATGGTGTGGTAGGAACAGCGTTAGGTGGTGTTTGTACAATTGTAGGTGAACCCCAAAACTTACTAATCGGTACAAAGCTTAATACAGCATTACCTTATGAATATGGGTTTATAGAGTTTTTCCTTCACATGGCACCTATTACGATACCGGTCTTAATAGCTGGTCTAATTACTACTATCTTACTAGAAGTTACTAAAACATTTGGTTTTGGTCAAAAAATGCCACCTGTAGTAAGACAGATTATCGAGGGATGGATGGAAAAACGTGATCAAGAACGTACTAGCAAAGAAAAATATGGTCTTTTAGTTCAAGGGGTTTCAGCTATTCTATTAATCATTGGTCTAGCATTGCATATTGCACCAGTTGGATTTATAGGTCTTGCATTAATTGTGATTCAAACTGCATTTATGGGTATTACAGATGAGCACAGTCTTGGAAAAGCCTTTGAAGAAGCACTTCCATTTACAGGACTATTAGTTGTGTTTTTTGTGATCGTTGCGATGATCCATGACCAGCATTTATTTGCACCTATTATTGAATGGGCATTAAGCCAGGATCCTAGTAGTCAACCAGCAATATTTTATCTAGCAAATGGTGTCCTAAGTATGATATCTGACAATGTCTTTGTGGCAACAGTTTATATAAATGAAGTGGGTAATGCATATGACGCTGGAAAAATAACTTTAGAGCAATATGAACATCTAGCAGTTGCAATTAACACGGGAACTAATATTCCTAGTGTTGCGACACCTAATGGTCAGGCGGCATTCTTATTTCTATTAACGTCTGCTCTTGCACCAGTAATCAATCTTTCTTACGGCAAGATGGTTAAAATGGCATTTCCATATACTGTAGTTCTTACATTAGTAGGACTTGCATGTGTGATTATGTTCTTATAA
- a CDS encoding Glu/Leu/Phe/Val dehydrogenase dimerization domain-containing protein, translating to MKELLKRYENAEPEIVFHWNDPETDAQGWTVINSLRGGAAGGGTRMRVGLDKNEVLSLAKTMEIKFTVSGPAIGGAKSGINFDPRDPRKKGVLERWYKAVSPLLKSYYGTGGDLNVDEIHEVIPITEDCGVWHPQEGVFAGHFSPTEADKINRIGQLRQGVIKVIENPIYSPDVSRKYTVADMITGYGVAEAVKHFYDIYGGDVKGKRAVVQGFGNVGSAAAYYLSQMGARVVGIIDRAGGLINEDGFSFEEIKEMFLNKDGNALRSSNLIPFEEVNKKIWSLKTEIFAPCAASRLVSQDQIDQMIASGLEVISCGANVPFADKEIFFGSIMEHTDEKVSLIPDFISNCGMARVFAYFMERRVQMTDEAIFNDTSMTIRNAIQNTYNNNSSRTQISSTAFEIALKQLV from the coding sequence ATGAAGGAACTTTTAAAGCGTTATGAGAACGCTGAACCCGAAATCGTATTTCATTGGAATGATCCAGAAACCGATGCCCAAGGTTGGACAGTAATAAATAGTTTGAGAGGTGGCGCCGCAGGTGGTGGAACTCGTATGAGAGTTGGACTTGATAAAAATGAAGTTCTTTCACTAGCAAAAACTATGGAGATTAAATTCACCGTTTCTGGTCCTGCTATAGGCGGTGCTAAAAGTGGAATTAATTTTGATCCTAGAGATCCTCGTAAAAAAGGTGTGCTAGAGAGATGGTATAAAGCGGTTTCTCCTTTACTTAAAAGCTATTATGGCACCGGTGGTGATCTTAACGTTGATGAAATACATGAAGTAATCCCTATCACTGAAGATTGTGGGGTTTGGCATCCTCAAGAAGGTGTCTTTGCCGGTCATTTTTCCCCTACTGAGGCTGATAAAATTAACCGCATTGGACAATTACGCCAAGGTGTGATAAAAGTTATTGAAAATCCTATTTATTCGCCAGATGTTTCTAGAAAATATACGGTAGCAGATATGATTACCGGTTATGGCGTTGCAGAAGCCGTAAAACATTTCTATGATATTTATGGTGGTGATGTAAAAGGTAAACGTGCCGTTGTTCAAGGTTTTGGTAACGTAGGAAGTGCTGCAGCTTATTATCTCTCACAAATGGGTGCTAGAGTTGTAGGAATCATCGATAGAGCAGGTGGATTAATTAATGAGGACGGTTTTTCTTTTGAAGAAATTAAAGAAATGTTCTTAAACAAAGATGGGAATGCTTTAAGATCTTCAAACTTAATTCCATTTGAAGAAGTAAATAAAAAAATATGGTCGCTGAAGACTGAGATTTTTGCGCCTTGTGCTGCCTCTAGATTAGTAAGTCAGGACCAAATAGATCAAATGATAGCATCTGGATTAGAGGTTATTTCTTGTGGTGCTAATGTGCCATTTGCAGATAAAGAGATATTCTTTGGCTCTATAATGGAGCATACAGATGAAAAGGTAAGCCTTATTCCAGATTTTATTTCAAATTGTGGAATGGCAAGAGTATTTGCATACTTTATGGAACGCCGCGTTCAAATGACAGATGAAGCTATCTTTAATGATACCAGCATGACAATTAGAAATGCAATTCAAAACACTTATAATAATAATAGTTCGCGTACACAAATCAGTTCTACTGCTTTTGAAATCGCTTTAAAACAATTGGTTTAA
- a CDS encoding anhydro-N-acetylmuramic acid kinase — protein MNHQCYNVIGVMSGTSLDAIDLIYVRLVRDQSWNFHILKVKSIEYDEIWRTRLSEAINLSVADLKALEYDYTVYLGNCINEFIQENQFNDLLAICSHGHTVHHKPEKGYTLQIGNLPLLAQLIKHRVICDFRTQDVLLGGQGAPLVPIGDYFLFDDFDFCLNLGGFANISYGSNNTRLAFDIVPVNVVLNHFANILGANYDDKGAFAKAGKVNSEVLSQLNNLSFYKLDGPKSLGVEWVDEFIWNIIKSIDSPLNAIATFTEHVAIQIADILLPESAVLVTGGGAYNEYLINRISYHSNADLIIPDNSLIEYKEALIFAFLGVLKLRNENNCLASVTGASKDHSSGEIYLP, from the coding sequence ATGAACCATCAGTGCTATAACGTTATAGGTGTAATGTCTGGAACTTCGTTAGATGCTATTGATTTGATTTATGTAAGATTAGTACGTGATCAATCATGGAACTTTCATATTCTAAAGGTAAAATCTATAGAGTATGATGAAATCTGGCGTACTAGATTGTCTGAAGCCATAAATTTATCAGTGGCAGATCTGAAGGCCTTAGAATATGATTATACGGTATATCTTGGAAATTGTATTAATGAATTTATTCAAGAAAATCAATTTAATGATCTATTAGCCATTTGTAGTCATGGCCATACAGTACATCATAAGCCAGAAAAAGGTTATACACTACAGATAGGAAATCTTCCTTTATTAGCCCAATTAATTAAACACCGAGTCATATGTGATTTTAGGACACAAGACGTGCTATTGGGTGGGCAGGGAGCTCCCTTGGTGCCTATTGGTGATTATTTTCTGTTTGACGATTTTGATTTCTGTCTTAATCTAGGTGGGTTTGCAAACATTTCATATGGCAGTAATAACACTCGTTTAGCTTTTGATATTGTTCCAGTTAATGTTGTTCTTAATCATTTTGCAAATATATTAGGAGCAAATTATGATGATAAAGGCGCTTTCGCGAAAGCGGGAAAAGTTAATTCTGAAGTATTAAGTCAACTCAATAATTTATCTTTTTATAAACTTGACGGCCCTAAATCTTTAGGAGTGGAATGGGTCGATGAATTTATATGGAATATTATTAAGTCTATTGACAGTCCATTAAATGCCATAGCTACATTTACTGAACACGTGGCAATTCAAATTGCAGATATCTTATTACCCGAATCAGCTGTACTAGTAACCGGTGGTGGTGCGTATAACGAATATTTGATTAACAGAATTTCTTATCATTCTAATGCTGATTTGATTATCCCAGACAATAGCCTCATTGAGTATAAAGAGGCTCTGATTTTTGCATTTTTAGGTGTTCTTAAATTACGCAATGAGAATAATTGTCTAGCTTCTGTCACTGGGGCATCTAAAGATCATTCTAGTGGTGAAATTTATCTACCTTAA